The DNA region GAGAAGATGTCACATGAAGAAGACGATATGCGCTATAATAAGTCATAATACCCAATGTTTGGATGACTAAGCATAATCACCTATACTGGGCACCAACAGCGTGTTAAAATAATTGAATATTTAGATTTGTGACTCTTCTAGAAGGTTGACTATGCAATTATTCATGATGGTTCGCCAGTAATTTTAATCGAAGCAAAATCTGTTAATGAAATTTTAGAAAAGCATGATTCACAATTATTTCGTTATTTTGGCACAACTTCAGCAAAATTCGCAATTCTAACGAATGGAATCATTTATCGTTTTTACACTGATTTGGAAGAAAGGAACAAAATGGATACATCTCCATTTTTCGAATTTAATTTACTAGATTTAAAAGATAGCGCGATCCAGGAGCTTAAGCTTTATTTAAGAAGATTCGGGATGAGATTGCGGAATCAAACACATTGAAAGTCTAATCGTTACGGATAAGAGATAGTTGGAGGGGATTTTCGTGGCATTAGTCAAAAGTATGAGTAAAATGACTAAGAATGTCCGTGTGCATGGCACTGTAGACGCTACTTATACGGTTTTTGTTAAAGGTGGAGAGAAATATATCCAGATTAATACGTATGGTTCAAAAGAGAGGCAGGTAAAAGGGGTTGCTAGTCAGAGCATCCAATTTAACAAGAGCTCAGTACGACAATTGTTAGAGATTATAGGGAATGAGTTTTAGTCCAAGGATTGAAAGGGGTTTACAAATTATCACTGAAACAGTTCAGATCATGTTTTGAACTGACGATAGAGTCGTCGATAAGTATAAAGCAGCGATAGCAAAGACGTCAAAGAAAAGTCCTACAAGATTAGTAAATGGTTAATTGGTAGGACTTTTTATCTTGAGCCAAATAGCAATTAACTGGTTTTCTTTTGGAGACACTGAACATGTTTCGTGTATAAAAGTCTGCATCTCAAAAAGCATCTTATCCCTATTGGACAAGATGCTTTTCTCAATTCTTCCTGAAAGGAAGGTGATGTGATTTTACAAATCTTACCTCGATGTTTATTTAGCGTTATTTTTCTGCTGGGTGATGCTGGACACAAATTTCAAAAGTGGTAAGTTCAGCGCCAAGAATGGGACTGTTTTCTTGCTTTTGGCTCGGATTGTTTTGCTGGGTGTGGGCTTTTTCCGCTGCTCGGCTTTCTCTCCATGCTTCGAAAGAGGCATGGTCTTCCCAAGTCGTGCAAATTTGCAATTCATCATATTCTTCCGTATTTTCTTTTCTCAACACTTCCATAAAGATAAATCCCGCAAACGTGTGAACCGACTTTGCTTTTGCGAAGCGCGCAATCACTTCATCAGCTCTGCCTTTTTGGATCCGTATCGTATTAACTGCCTTCATCATCGATATCCGAAACCTCCCTAGATTATCTTGTTATGAAACTGCGATAGACTAAGTTTTGTTTTATTGCGTGAAGGAATTGAATTCCCTCCACTTATAGTTTCATGTAATCATGATTATAATGTAGTTTACGAGCAGATGTAAGTTATGATTGATTTGATTGTTGATTATCAAGGGCGAAGACCTAGACCAGGGGAGCGCTTGATAGGTTTTGAGAAACAAAACTTGTCTTGAACATCCGCAACCTTACTTTTTTCTTTATTTTAAAAAACATTCAACTGTCTTTTCAAATTTAAAGTTATCAAGTATGGAGTAATTTCTTTTTGATATGTTTATTCCGTATTCTGGGGCGCTTTTTTGTCCAGGCTTATCATAGTTTCTGTCAACAAAAACTTCATTTGGAACTTCCCATACTTGCGCGGGTATTAGAAACATATCTGGTAATTTTCCAGCTTCAAATCTAAGTAAAGCGAGGTAAAGATTCCTGTTGGTAATATCAAATTTACTTTTTTGGGCGAAAACATAGCCTGTCCCTCTAAGGGATTTTACTTGGATCTCGCAGAAACGACCATTCTTATCTCTAACAATAAAATCAATTCCACGATCATCCACCTCTGAGGTGTATACTTCTAAGCCATATGAAGCGAATTCCATTTTTGAAAAATACTCCGCATATCTTCCTATTTGTAAGTTATTGAGTTTTGTCCAATCCATATTCGGCATTGCTTTCCCACCTTAAAATTTTACCTTAGTACTAAATAAGTTCGAAAGATGTCATCCTCTTATTTAAAAATAACAATCCCTATTCTTTTAAAAAGAATAGGGATTTTCCAACGGATGTATCGATTACTCCCAAACCATTTGGCCCGTTTTAGCTGCAAATTGGACAATATGCGTGTATTCCTGATTGCTTACTTTGAATACATACGTTTTTTCAGGTGTTTTTGGCCCATGATTAACATCCCTACCCGTATTGACCATGACGGTTTTTTCTCCAACAAATTCAATTCGTTCCCCGTATGATTCATAAATAGAAGTTAAATATTGTTGGACTTCACTTCTTGTCAGGTTCAGATGCTCATCATAGTAAGGAACAGAATCCACTCGATCCAGCGTCCATTTGCCGCCTTCTTTTACAAATGTGAGATAGACGGTTTCGCTCCAAAGATAAGATTCATTCTCAAGTTGGAAGGTTTTCACTTTGACTTTACTTTCTGTATTTTCAACGATTTGCATTCTAGCATCAAAAGAAATAGTTGGGAATAAACCACCTTCTCCTGATGCCTCATGATAATAGCTTATATACTGTCCCAAATCCTGTTCAATGAATCGTTTAGATGCGATCCCAATTAATTTAGGGGAAGCGACTTTTTTAGCCGAACTTTCAAACAGGTCAGTGAACCATAATTCGGAGTCAAGTGAATTGCTAATGGCAGTCTCTACAAGATCATACACTTTAATTAATTCTTTGATTTGTTGTTCCGTTAATTTGGTCTGGACAGCTAGTAACATATTTTTTCCTGCTAGCGTAATAGAAACCTGTCTTGTTTCCGCCAACCATTGAATATCCGCGCCGAGCGCCTCGCCAATAAACCGAACGGGAACATAGGTGATGCCTTGTTGAATGACGGGTTTCGTGTCCATTATAACGGGCTTGTTATTTACGAGAGCTTGGGTGTTGTCTATTGTAAAAGAAATATGGGCTCCCTTGTGATCGATTGACACCTTGCGCGCCTGACCGTTCCAATCTACTTTTGCCCCAAAATGTTCTGTAATATATCGAACTGGAACCATTGTGCGGTTGTTAGAATCGATATAAGGATGAACCTCGGTTGCGGCATTTGCTGAAAGCGCAAAACTACTCATTGCTGAACTTACTAGTACAGTCATAACGAGTGACTTAAGTAACTTTTTCATCTTTTTAAACCCTCCTGCGTCATTTGAATCCCACACTGTTATATTTTTAAATCTGGAAACGTAATGATCAAAGTTATTTGTAACTTTTACAGAACGCTCCAATTGCTCAGGGGAGATGCGCTATCATTTCAATAACCGCTTGTCTCCCAACAATTAGGTATATACTACCATAACCATAGGTGATTTGTAATAGATTTATTGTTTAAAAAAGAAGGTATGTTAAAAAGGAGAGTGCG from Ammoniphilus oxalaticus includes:
- a CDS encoding copper amine oxidase N-terminal domain-containing protein, which produces MKKLLKSLVMTVLVSSAMSSFALSANAATEVHPYIDSNNRTMVPVRYITEHFGAKVDWNGQARKVSIDHKGAHISFTIDNTQALVNNKPVIMDTKPVIQQGITYVPVRFIGEALGADIQWLAETRQVSITLAGKNMLLAVQTKLTEQQIKELIKVYDLVETAISNSLDSELWFTDLFESSAKKVASPKLIGIASKRFIEQDLGQYISYYHEASGEGGLFPTISFDARMQIVENTESKVKVKTFQLENESYLWSETVYLTFVKEGGKWTLDRVDSVPYYDEHLNLTRSEVQQYLTSIYESYGERIEFVGEKTVMVNTGRDVNHGPKTPEKTYVFKVSNQEYTHIVQFAAKTGQMVWE
- a CDS encoding DUF4365 domain-containing protein, translated to MPNMDWTKLNNLQIGRYAEYFSKMEFASYGLEVYTSEVDDRGIDFIVRDKNGRFCEIQVKSLRGTGYVFAQKSKFDITNRNLYLALLRFEAGKLPDMFLIPAQVWEVPNEVFVDRNYDKPGQKSAPEYGINISKRNYSILDNFKFEKTVECFLK
- a CDS encoding antibiotic biosynthesis monooxygenase; protein product: MMKAVNTIRIQKGRADEVIARFAKAKSVHTFAGFIFMEVLRKENTEEYDELQICTTWEDHASFEAWRESRAAEKAHTQQNNPSQKQENSPILGAELTTFEICVQHHPAEK